In the genome of Metabacillus litoralis, the window TTATGGAGAGGAAGCCAAGGATGTTCTTGCAGGAGAGCAAGTTCCTGAAGTTTTATCAGCATTTGTCAGTGAAATCAATCAAAGCGATGAATTTTCAGCTGATACAGTGAAAACAATGATAAAGGCTGTCCAGAAAGCAACAGGACAAAAAGGGAAAAATTTATTTATGCCGATTCGTGTAGCGATAACAGGTCAAACACATGGCCCAGATTTGCCAAAATCGATTGCGGTTTTAGGGAAATCTACCGTTTTAGCTAGATTACAAAATGTAATTAGTTGAGTTCAATGGTCGCTTTTAAATCAAAAAAATAAAGCCTTCTTTCATCAAGCTTATTGTTGAATTTACGAAGAAATGCACTGTGAAAATGAACCTCCAACGTTTTTTTGTAACAAATTGTACATTATGAAGATGATTCAGTTAACATTTGCATAAAAATGTAATATAGTATTGTTAAACTATATTTAAAGCGTTGATAAGGAGAGTAGAGTTTTATTTCCTTTTAGAGAGAACCCTCATCGGCTGGAAGGGGTTTAAGTGAAGTAATTCTTGAAGTGCACCTTAGAGTCCTTTGCTAAACGTCATGTAGACTAGTAAGCAAAGGCGTACCCTCTACGTTACAGAGTTAAAGTTGAGGTTAGAGTGATCGTATAACTCTTTCCTAAACAGAGTGGAACCGCGCATTCAAGCGTCTCTGTCATGTTGCAGAGGCGCTTTTTTATATTCTCAGAAAATATCTAATAAAGTTTATGATTGGAGGGGAAATTTATGTTGAAAATGATGAAAGAAGACGTAGAGGTTGTTTTTGAGCAAGATCCCGCAGCAAGAAATTATTTTGAAGTTATTTTAACTTATTCAGGATTACATGCCATTTGGAGCCATCGTATTGCTCATGCTTTTTACAAAAAGAAGCTCTTTTTCTTAGCTAGGGCTATTTCGCAGATAAGCAGGTTTTTTACAGGAGTTGAGATTCATCCTGCTGCAAGAATTGGGCGCCGTTTCTTTATTGACCATGGAATGGGCGTTGTTATCGGTGAAACATGTGAAATTGGAGACAATGTGACGGTCTTCCAGGGAGTAACACTTGGCGGAACGGGAAAAGAAAAAGGGAAAAGGCATCCGACCATTAAAGACAATGCGCTAATTGCTACAGGAGCAAAGGTATTAGGCTCTATTACTGTTGGAGCATACTCAAAGATAGGAGCAGGATCTGTTGTCCTAAAAGATGTGCCAGATCACTCTACTGTTGTTGGAATTCCTGGAAGAGTCGTGATCCAAAATGGAAAGAGAGTCGGCCAGGATTTAAACCATTCAGATTTACCAGATCCAGTGTCAGATCGTTTTAAAGAATTAGAAGTGGAGCTAAAACAATTAAGAGATGAAGTACAACACCTAAGGAAAGGAAAGAATGACTATGACAATAAAGTTGTACAATACGCTAACGAGACAAAAAGAAACGTTTGAGCCTCTAGAACCGGGAAAGGTAAAAATGTATGTTTGTGGTCCAACCGTTTATAATTATATTCATATAGGAAATGCTAGACCTGCAATTGTTTATGATACGGTAAGAAGATACCTAGAGTATAGCGGCTATGAAGTGAACTATATCTCAAATTTCACAGATGTGGACGATAAGTTAATTAAAGCTGCTAACGAATTGGGGGAAGATGTTCCTACCATTGCAGATCGGTTTATTGACGCATATTTTGAAGATGTAACAGCACTTGGCTGCAAACGTGCGACCACACATCCTCGTGTAACAGAAAACATTGATATTATTATTGATTTTATCCAAGCTTTAATTGATAAAGGCTTTGCTTATGAAGCGGGCGGCGATGTTTATTATAAGACAAGAGAATTTAAAGAGTATGGAAAGCTTTCACATCAATCGATCGAGGAACTTCGCTTAGGAAATAGAATTGAAGTAGGGGATAAAAAGCAGGATGCTCTAGATTTTGTTCTTTGGAAATCAGCAAAAGAAGGAGAAATTTCCTGGGAAAGTCCGTGGGGACATGGTCGACCTGGCTGGCATATTGAGTGCTCTGCTATGGCAAAAAAATATTTAGGTGACACAATTGACATTCATGCTGGTGGTCAGGACTTAACATTCCCACATCATGAAAATGAAATTGCTCAATCTGAAGCTGTAACAGGTAAGCAGTTTGCTAAGTATTGGTTACACAACGGATATATTAATATTAATAATGAAAAGATGTCAAAGTCTTTAGGGAACTTTGTTTTAGTTCACGATATTATTAAAGAAATCGATCCACAAATTGTTCGTTTCTTTATGCTGTCTGTTCATTATAGGCATCCAATCAACTTCTCTCAGGAGTTGTTAGAGAGTACAAAGAACGCGTTTGAACGTTTAACAACATCATATGGGAATTTAAAGCACCGTAAAAACAGCAGCACAAATTTAACAGATAATAACGAAGAATGGCTAACAAAAATTAAAAACTATCAACAGCAATTTAAACAAGAAATGGATGATGACTTTAATACAGCCAATGCAATTTCTGTTCTATTTGATTTATCAAAACAAGCAAATTACTATTTGCAGGAACAGAATACATCAACTGAAGTGATTCAAGCTTTCTTAGATCAATTTGATCAACTGGGTAAAGTATTAGGGGTAACATTTGAATCAACGGATCTTTTGGATGAAGAAATTGAAGAAATGATTCAACAGCGTATTCAAGCAAGAAAAGATCGCAATTTTGCTGTAGCTGATGAAATCCGTGATAAATTAAAAGACCTAAATATCATCTTGGAGGATACACCACAAGGTACGAGATGGAAGCGTGGTTGATTATGGTTCACATAATTGGGGAATAAAGATAAAAAGGAATATTTTTATTAATATAGGCAGGGCTCCATGTTTAGATTTACTGTAGCTCTGCCTTCAATAGGAAAAGAGGAACACCATGTTTTTAGAATTACCAACAATAAAAGATTCCAAGCTCTTAAATAGCTTGGCTTTGGCATATATTGGCGATGCTGTTTATGAGATTTATGTAAGGCATTATCTTTTAGCTAAAGGCAATATCCGTCCTAATCAGCTTCATAACCAAGCAAAAAGATTTGTATCTGCCAAGGCACAAGCAAGCACAATACACCATTTTTTCTCACTTGAGTTTCTTACTGAAGAAGAGCAAGCAGTGTTAAGAAGAGGAAGAAATGCAAAGTCAGGGACAATTCCTAAAAATACAGATGTACAAACTTATCGATATAGTACAGCTTTTGAAGCGCTAATTGGACACCTTTACTTAGAAAAAGAGCATGAACGTCTTGAGGAGTTAATTCAAAAGTCATTCACATTTATTGATGGAAAGGAGGGGATGTCATGAGTGAAGATTTTATTATTGGACGTAATCCGGTGATCGAGGTATTAAAATCATCGAGAGATATTAATAAAATATGGGTAGCAGAAAACTCTTTAAAAGGACAAGCCCAGCAAATTACGAAGCTTGCTAAAGAAAGAGGTATAACCATCAATTTTGTTCCCAAAAAGAAGATTGATCAGATGGTGGAAGGAAACCATCAAGGTGTAGTTGCCCAGGTGGCTGCCTATGAATATGTTCATGTTGACGATTTACTAAAAGTAGCCGAAGAACGAAATGAACCACCATTTTTATTATTGTTAGATGAAATTGAGGATCCACATAACCTCGGATCCATCATGAGAACGGCTGATGCAGTAGGGGCACATGGTATTGTGATCCCTAAGCGAAGAGCAGTTGGGCTAACAGCGACAGTAGCAAAGTCATCTACTGGTGCAATTGAACATATCCCTGTGGCAAGGGTTACGAATATGGCGAGAACAATCGATGATCTAAAGGAAAAAGGAGTATGGATTGTTGGGACAGATGCAAAAGGAGCAGATGATTACCGTAATCTTGATGGAAAGATGTCACTTGCATTAATTATAGGAAGTGAAGGTAAGGGGATTGGTCGTCTTATAAAAGAAAAATGTGATTTCTTAGTTAAGATGCCAATGGTTGGACATGTAACATCATTAAATGCATCTGTAGCAGCTAGTCTCTTAATGTATGAGGTATATAGAAAGAGATATCCTCTAGGGGAGTAAAGTGAAATGGATATCCTATTGGTTGATGGATATAACATTATCGGTACATGGCCGGAATTACAAAACCTTAAGAAAAATGATTTAGCGGGAGCACGAGATCTGTTAATTGAAAAAATGGCTGAATATCAAGCATATACAGGATACCGGGTCATTATTGTATTTGATGCTCATATGGTAAAGGGAATTGAGAAAAAACAGAAAAATTATCGAGTTGAAGTCATTTTTACTAGAGAAAATGAAACAGCTGATGAAAGAATTGAGAAGCTTGCTATTTCATTAAGTAATATTAAAACCCAAGTTCATGTAGCCACTTCTGA includes:
- the cysE gene encoding serine O-acetyltransferase; translated protein: MLKMMKEDVEVVFEQDPAARNYFEVILTYSGLHAIWSHRIAHAFYKKKLFFLARAISQISRFFTGVEIHPAARIGRRFFIDHGMGVVIGETCEIGDNVTVFQGVTLGGTGKEKGKRHPTIKDNALIATGAKVLGSITVGAYSKIGAGSVVLKDVPDHSTVVGIPGRVVIQNGKRVGQDLNHSDLPDPVSDRFKELEVELKQLRDEVQHLRKGKNDYDNKVVQYANETKRNV
- the cysS gene encoding cysteine--tRNA ligase, whose protein sequence is MTIKLYNTLTRQKETFEPLEPGKVKMYVCGPTVYNYIHIGNARPAIVYDTVRRYLEYSGYEVNYISNFTDVDDKLIKAANELGEDVPTIADRFIDAYFEDVTALGCKRATTHPRVTENIDIIIDFIQALIDKGFAYEAGGDVYYKTREFKEYGKLSHQSIEELRLGNRIEVGDKKQDALDFVLWKSAKEGEISWESPWGHGRPGWHIECSAMAKKYLGDTIDIHAGGQDLTFPHHENEIAQSEAVTGKQFAKYWLHNGYININNEKMSKSLGNFVLVHDIIKEIDPQIVRFFMLSVHYRHPINFSQELLESTKNAFERLTTSYGNLKHRKNSSTNLTDNNEEWLTKIKNYQQQFKQEMDDDFNTANAISVLFDLSKQANYYLQEQNTSTEVIQAFLDQFDQLGKVLGVTFESTDLLDEEIEEMIQQRIQARKDRNFAVADEIRDKLKDLNIILEDTPQGTRWKRG
- a CDS encoding Mini-ribonuclease 3, which produces MFLELPTIKDSKLLNSLALAYIGDAVYEIYVRHYLLAKGNIRPNQLHNQAKRFVSAKAQASTIHHFFSLEFLTEEEQAVLRRGRNAKSGTIPKNTDVQTYRYSTAFEALIGHLYLEKEHERLEELIQKSFTFIDGKEGMS
- the rlmB gene encoding 23S rRNA (guanosine(2251)-2'-O)-methyltransferase RlmB encodes the protein MSEDFIIGRNPVIEVLKSSRDINKIWVAENSLKGQAQQITKLAKERGITINFVPKKKIDQMVEGNHQGVVAQVAAYEYVHVDDLLKVAEERNEPPFLLLLDEIEDPHNLGSIMRTADAVGAHGIVIPKRRAVGLTATVAKSSTGAIEHIPVARVTNMARTIDDLKEKGVWIVGTDAKGADDYRNLDGKMSLALIIGSEGKGIGRLIKEKCDFLVKMPMVGHVTSLNASVAASLLMYEVYRKRYPLGE
- a CDS encoding NYN domain-containing protein, with amino-acid sequence MDILLVDGYNIIGTWPELQNLKKNDLAGARDLLIEKMAEYQAYTGYRVIIVFDAHMVKGIEKKQKNYRVEVIFTRENETADERIEKLAISLSNIKTQVHVATSDFTEQWAIFGQGALRKSARELLNEMTSIEGRIKHKVKKIEENRPSSKIAIPEDVLEKLEKWRRGDL